A section of the Microbulbifer pacificus genome encodes:
- the nusA gene encoding transcription termination factor NusA, whose translation MNKEILLVAEAVSNEKGVDRDIIFQAIEAALATATKKRYDEDSTVQVIINRRTGDYETFRSWEVVGDEILAELGTQFTLEEAHEKDPELKAGDVYREQVENVEFGRIAAQTAKQVIVQKVREAERAKIVDEYRDRVGDLISGTVKKVTRDFIAVDLGNNAEARLPRDQLVGREIFRLGDRVRAILKEILPEARGPQLMLSRSCPEMLIELFRIEVPEISEQVIEIKGAARDPGLRAKIAVKTNDGRIDPVGACVGMRGARVQAVSNELSGERVDIVLWDDNPAQFVINAMAPAEIESIVVDEDAGSMDVAVAEENLAMAIGRSGQNVRLASELTEWQINVMSVDVWQAKQEAESGSIMEVFMERLDIDEDVASVLVEEGFTSLEEVAYVPMEEMLTIEGFDAEIAEELRARAKDALLTQALASEEQLDAGEPQEDLLNMEGMDRQLAFQLASRGVATMEDLAEQAVDDLLDIEGMDEERAAALIMKAREPWFADDSGQ comes from the coding sequence ATGAACAAAGAAATCTTGCTGGTAGCCGAAGCGGTTTCCAACGAGAAAGGCGTTGACCGGGATATTATTTTCCAGGCAATCGAGGCGGCCCTGGCAACGGCCACCAAGAAACGCTACGACGAAGATTCCACCGTCCAGGTGATCATCAATCGTCGCACCGGTGACTACGAAACTTTCCGCAGCTGGGAAGTGGTGGGCGATGAGATCCTGGCTGAGCTGGGTACCCAGTTCACCCTGGAAGAAGCTCACGAGAAAGATCCCGAGCTGAAAGCCGGTGATGTCTACCGCGAGCAGGTGGAAAACGTCGAGTTCGGCCGCATCGCCGCGCAGACTGCCAAGCAGGTTATCGTGCAGAAAGTACGCGAAGCCGAGCGCGCCAAGATCGTCGACGAGTATCGCGATCGCGTCGGCGACCTGATCAGCGGCACCGTGAAAAAGGTGACCCGCGACTTTATCGCCGTGGACCTGGGCAACAACGCCGAAGCGCGCCTGCCGCGCGACCAGCTGGTGGGCCGTGAGATCTTTCGTCTCGGCGACCGCGTGCGCGCCATCCTGAAAGAAATCCTGCCGGAAGCCCGCGGCCCGCAGCTGATGCTGAGCCGTTCCTGCCCGGAAATGCTGATCGAACTGTTCCGCATCGAAGTGCCGGAAATCTCCGAACAGGTCATCGAGATCAAGGGCGCTGCGCGCGATCCGGGCCTGCGCGCCAAGATCGCGGTGAAAACCAACGATGGTCGTATCGACCCGGTGGGCGCCTGTGTGGGTATGCGCGGTGCACGTGTGCAGGCGGTGTCCAATGAGCTGTCTGGCGAGCGTGTGGATATCGTGCTGTGGGACGACAACCCCGCCCAGTTCGTCATCAACGCCATGGCCCCGGCGGAAATTGAATCCATTGTTGTGGATGAAGATGCGGGCTCCATGGACGTGGCCGTGGCCGAAGAAAACCTGGCGATGGCCATCGGCCGCAGTGGCCAGAACGTACGCCTGGCGTCCGAGCTGACCGAGTGGCAGATCAACGTGATGAGCGTTGATGTGTGGCAAGCCAAGCAGGAAGCCGAATCCGGCAGCATCATGGAAGTCTTCATGGAGCGTCTGGATATCGATGAGGACGTGGCTAGCGTGTTGGTGGAAGAAGGTTTTACCAGCCTCGAGGAAGTGGCCTACGTACCGATGGAGGAAATGCTCACCATCGAAGGTTTCGACGCGGAAATCGCCGAAGAGCTGCGCGCCCGCGCCAAAGACGCCCTGCTGACCCAGGCGTTGGCTTCCGAAGAGCAACTGGATGCCGGTGAGCCCCAGGAAGACCTTCTCAACATGGAAGGCATGGATCGTCAGCTGGCATTCCAGCTCGCGAGCCGCGGTGTGGCCACCATGGAAGACCTCGCGGAGCAGGCGGTAGACGACCTGCTGGATATTGAAGGTATGGACGAAGAGCGCGCCGCCGCGCTGATCATGAAAGCCCGCGAACCCTGGTTCGCCGACGACAGTGGTCAATAA
- the infB gene encoding translation initiation factor IF-2 — protein MAEVTVSELAKSVGATEERLLKQMQEAGLPHTSADAKVSAEEKQVLLNFLKSSHGEQSASPRKITLQRKTTTTLKTGSGAGRKTVNVEVRKKRTYVKRADADEAEQPEVDTSALLKAEEELAAAEKAAAERARAEQEAAEAEAKARAEAEAKARQVAEEAEKAQAEAEAKAAEVAAVESKDADKAAETKPEPKPEAPPVRSSYVDDIEAMRLAAIERRKKEDEREAAELEEKKARVEAERARVELEQKERAENVKRKDAEETEAKGAAAPRRKHEAVETVTTRDEDDDEPRKRRGGRRSKTGPKKSSRTSLFEAALETFDSDEEEKRSTRSLSRPTLNIKNTHGFKRPTGKQVYEVQLGETITVGDLAKQLNIKAGELIKRLMKMGEMVTINQSLDRETATLLVEELGHKVVFRSENELEEQLVAQSQQAEGEEVSRAPVVTVMGHVDHGKTSLLDYIRNTKVVSGEAGGITQHIGAYRVPTSHGEIAFLDTPGHAAFTAMRARGAQATDVVILVVAADDGVMPQTEEAIAHAKAAGVPLVVAINKCDKESADPDRVKNELAAKDVIPEDWGGDTQFVQVSAHTGQGIEELLEAVSLQAEMLELKAKVGVPATGVVIEARLEKGRGVVATLLVQNGDLKRGDIVLAGQSFGRVRAMTNELGKSVKDAGPSTPVELLGLDSTPNAGDEFLVVADERKAREVAEQRAEKERSERMQRQQAAKLENMFANMEAGEKKVLPVVLKTDVRGSLEAIQSALMDIGNEEVSVTVVSSGVGGIAENDVNLALTSGAIILGFNTRADVAARKLAENEGVEIRYYSVIYNLLDEVKQALSGMLAPEVREEIVGIAEVRDVFRSPKFGAIAGCMVTEGIVHRNKPIRVLRDNVVIYQGELESLRRFKDDVSEVRNGMECGIGVKDYNDVKPGDQIEVYDIIKVAREL, from the coding sequence ATGGCCGAAGTAACAGTTAGCGAACTCGCCAAATCGGTTGGTGCCACCGAAGAGCGTCTGCTCAAGCAGATGCAGGAGGCGGGTTTGCCCCACACTTCAGCGGATGCAAAGGTATCTGCGGAAGAAAAACAGGTCCTGCTCAACTTCCTGAAAAGCAGTCACGGGGAGCAGAGCGCTTCACCTCGCAAAATCACCCTCCAACGCAAGACCACCACTACACTGAAAACCGGATCTGGCGCCGGCCGTAAGACAGTGAACGTGGAAGTGCGCAAGAAGCGCACCTACGTCAAACGTGCAGACGCGGATGAAGCCGAGCAGCCAGAAGTAGATACCTCCGCCCTGTTGAAGGCCGAAGAGGAGCTGGCCGCAGCTGAGAAAGCCGCCGCGGAACGCGCGCGCGCCGAACAGGAAGCCGCGGAAGCCGAAGCCAAGGCGCGTGCCGAGGCGGAAGCCAAGGCTCGTCAGGTGGCGGAAGAAGCGGAGAAGGCCCAGGCCGAGGCGGAAGCTAAAGCCGCAGAAGTTGCTGCCGTTGAATCCAAAGACGCAGACAAGGCCGCGGAAACCAAGCCCGAACCGAAGCCAGAAGCCCCCCCTGTTCGCTCCAGCTACGTCGACGATATCGAAGCCATGCGTCTTGCCGCCATCGAGCGTCGCAAGAAAGAAGACGAACGCGAAGCCGCCGAGCTGGAAGAGAAAAAGGCTCGTGTGGAAGCAGAGCGCGCACGTGTAGAGCTCGAGCAGAAAGAGCGCGCGGAAAATGTTAAGCGCAAAGATGCGGAGGAAACCGAGGCTAAAGGTGCCGCCGCTCCCCGTCGCAAGCACGAAGCTGTTGAGACAGTTACTACTCGCGACGAGGATGACGACGAGCCGCGCAAGCGTCGCGGTGGTCGTCGCAGCAAGACCGGCCCGAAAAAATCCAGCAGAACTTCTCTCTTCGAGGCGGCACTGGAAACTTTCGACAGCGACGAAGAGGAAAAGCGCAGTACGCGTTCCCTGTCTCGTCCGACGCTGAATATAAAGAATACTCACGGCTTCAAAAGGCCGACAGGAAAGCAAGTGTACGAAGTACAACTGGGCGAGACGATCACCGTCGGCGATCTTGCAAAGCAGTTGAATATCAAGGCCGGCGAGTTGATCAAACGTCTGATGAAAATGGGCGAAATGGTCACCATCAACCAGAGTCTGGATCGCGAAACCGCAACCCTGCTTGTCGAAGAGCTGGGCCACAAAGTGGTGTTCCGCTCCGAGAACGAGCTGGAAGAGCAACTGGTTGCCCAGTCCCAGCAGGCGGAAGGTGAAGAAGTGTCCCGTGCGCCGGTAGTGACCGTGATGGGCCACGTCGACCACGGTAAAACCTCGCTGCTGGATTACATCCGCAACACCAAAGTTGTTTCTGGTGAGGCCGGTGGTATTACCCAGCACATTGGTGCCTACCGGGTGCCGACCAGCCACGGCGAGATCGCCTTCCTGGATACCCCCGGCCACGCCGCGTTCACCGCCATGCGTGCCCGCGGTGCCCAGGCGACCGATGTGGTAATTCTGGTGGTTGCGGCGGACGACGGCGTGATGCCGCAGACCGAAGAGGCCATCGCCCACGCCAAGGCGGCGGGTGTACCGCTGGTGGTCGCGATCAACAAATGTGACAAGGAATCTGCCGATCCGGATCGTGTGAAGAACGAACTGGCGGCCAAAGACGTGATCCCGGAAGACTGGGGTGGCGACACCCAGTTCGTGCAGGTGTCTGCGCACACCGGTCAGGGTATCGAAGAACTGCTGGAAGCGGTTTCCCTGCAGGCGGAAATGCTGGAGCTGAAAGCCAAGGTGGGTGTGCCCGCCACTGGTGTGGTGATCGAAGCGCGCCTGGAAAAAGGCCGCGGTGTGGTTGCCACCCTGCTGGTACAGAACGGTGACCTCAAGCGCGGCGATATCGTACTCGCAGGCCAGAGCTTCGGCCGCGTGCGCGCCATGACCAACGAACTGGGCAAGTCCGTTAAGGATGCGGGCCCGTCTACCCCGGTAGAACTGCTGGGTCTGGACTCCACACCCAATGCCGGTGACGAGTTCCTGGTAGTAGCGGACGAGCGCAAGGCCCGCGAAGTGGCTGAGCAGCGCGCCGAGAAGGAGCGTTCCGAGCGTATGCAGCGTCAGCAGGCCGCCAAGCTCGAGAACATGTTTGCGAACATGGAAGCCGGCGAGAAGAAGGTGCTGCCGGTGGTCCTCAAGACCGACGTTCGCGGCTCTCTGGAGGCAATCCAGTCCGCACTGATGGATATCGGCAACGAAGAAGTTTCCGTAACCGTGGTGTCCAGTGGCGTTGGCGGTATCGCCGAGAACGACGTCAACCTGGCGCTCACCTCCGGTGCCATCATTCTCGGGTTCAACACCCGTGCCGATGTGGCCGCGCGCAAGCTGGCGGAAAACGAGGGTGTGGAAATCCGCTACTACAGCGTGATCTACAATCTGTTGGACGAAGTGAAGCAGGCGCTGTCCGGCATGCTGGCTCCGGAAGTACGCGAGGAAATCGTGGGCATCGCCGAGGTGCGCGACGTGTTCCGTTCGCCGAAGTTTGGCGCCATTGCGGGCTGTATGGTTACCGAGGGTATCGTGCACCGCAACAAGCCGATCCGTGTACTGCGCGACAACGTAGTGATCTACCAGGGCGAGCTGGAATCCCTGCGCCGCTTCAAGGACGACGTTTCCGAAGTCCGCAACGGCATGGAGTGTGGTATTGGCGTTAAAGACTACAATGACGTCAAACCTGGTGACCAGATCGAGGTCTACGACATCATCAAGGTAGCCCGCGAACTGTAA
- the rbfA gene encoding 30S ribosome-binding factor RbfA, which yields MAKEFHRADRVADAMRRELAQLIQHEVRDPRVGMVNVNDVEVSRDLTTAKVYVTLVGEDDPSKIEISMTALNKAAGFLRSQLAKEIQIRTIPRLHFRYDETSVRGQHLSALIDKAVKADQKHSEAGDDQVDEDRGEDKGHREESND from the coding sequence ATGGCCAAAGAATTCCACCGCGCCGACCGGGTCGCCGACGCTATGCGTCGCGAGCTGGCCCAGCTGATTCAGCACGAAGTGCGCGACCCACGGGTTGGCATGGTCAATGTCAACGACGTGGAAGTGAGCCGTGATCTCACCACCGCCAAGGTGTATGTGACCCTGGTTGGCGAAGACGATCCCAGCAAGATTGAAATTTCCATGACGGCGCTTAACAAAGCGGCCGGTTTTCTGCGCAGCCAGCTGGCGAAAGAGATCCAGATTCGCACCATTCCCCGTCTGCACTTCCGCTATGACGAAACCTCCGTGCGCGGCCAGCACCTCTCGGCGCTGATCGACAAGGCGGTGAAGGCGGACCAGAAGCACTCTGAGGCAGGCGACGATCAGGTCGATGAGGATCGTGGCGAAGATAAAGGCCACCGAGAAGAAAGTAACGACTGA
- the truB gene encoding tRNA pseudouridine(55) synthase TruB, protein MGRRPKWGRQVDGVLLLNKPAGISANDALQKAKRLFFANRAGHTGALDPLATGVLPICFGEATKFSQYLLDADKRYRSTFCFGMTTETGDADGNVVSTTDASGITEAQVRKAMEAFRGTISQVPSMYSALKYNGQPLYKLARQGIEVEREPRKVEIYSYELLTFIPAADSPDKLPRAEVEVHCSKGTYVRSLAEDLGKALGVGAFVEKLHRSAAGPYHEDDAVTLEELAEERGEDRAELLDHHLLPADSPASALPKMILTDDSGYYLRQGQPVMDLQVYRLGDEGDMVRLFLESGEFLGVGEITDDGRVAPRRLVK, encoded by the coding sequence ATGGGCCGCAGACCAAAATGGGGCCGGCAGGTCGACGGCGTGCTGTTGCTGAACAAGCCCGCCGGGATCTCTGCCAACGATGCCCTGCAGAAAGCCAAACGTCTCTTCTTCGCCAACCGCGCCGGCCACACCGGTGCGCTGGATCCGCTGGCGACCGGCGTGCTGCCGATTTGCTTCGGCGAGGCGACCAAGTTCTCCCAGTACCTGCTGGATGCGGACAAGCGCTACCGCAGCACCTTCTGTTTCGGTATGACCACCGAGACAGGCGACGCCGATGGCAATGTGGTTTCCACCACGGATGCCTCAGGAATTACCGAGGCCCAGGTGCGCAAGGCGATGGAGGCCTTCCGCGGCACCATCAGCCAGGTGCCGTCGATGTACTCGGCGCTCAAGTACAACGGTCAGCCGCTGTACAAACTGGCGCGCCAGGGCATTGAAGTGGAGCGGGAACCTCGGAAAGTGGAAATTTATTCCTACGAGCTGCTGACGTTCATCCCCGCGGCGGACTCTCCCGACAAGCTGCCCCGGGCGGAAGTAGAGGTGCACTGTTCCAAGGGCACTTATGTGCGCAGCCTCGCCGAGGATCTGGGCAAGGCGCTGGGCGTTGGTGCGTTCGTGGAGAAGCTCCACCGCAGTGCCGCCGGTCCCTACCACGAGGACGATGCGGTCACGCTGGAAGAGCTGGCAGAAGAGCGGGGGGAAGATCGCGCAGAATTGCTCGATCACCACCTGTTACCGGCGGATTCTCCCGCCTCCGCGCTGCCCAAAATGATCCTTACAGACGACTCGGGCTACTATCTGCGTCAGGGGCAGCCGGTGATGGATCTGCAGGTCTATCGTTTGGGCGATGAAGGTGATATGGTGCGCCTCTTCCTGGAAAGTGGTGAATTTCTGGGCGTTGGAGAAATTACTGATGACGGGCGGGTCGCCCCCCGCCGGTTGGTGAAATAA
- the rpsO gene encoding 30S ribosomal protein S15, whose translation MALSASEKAAILKEHGQAEGDTGSPEVQVALLTANINKLQGHFASHKQDHHSRRGLIRMVNQRRKLLDYLKRKDLNRYAQLIAKLGLRR comes from the coding sequence ATGGCACTGTCTGCATCTGAAAAAGCAGCCATCCTGAAAGAGCACGGCCAAGCTGAAGGTGATACCGGTTCTCCGGAAGTTCAGGTTGCCCTGCTGACCGCCAACATCAACAAGCTTCAGGGTCACTTTGCTTCCCACAAGCAAGACCACCACTCCCGTCGTGGTCTGATCCGCATGGTAAACCAGCGTCGTAAGCTGCTGGACTACCTGAAGCGCAAGGATCTGAACCGTTACGCACAGCTGATCGCCAAGCTCGGCCTGCGTCGCTAA
- the pnp gene encoding polyribonucleotide nucleotidyltransferase: MNPVTKTFQYGKDQVTIETGRVARQATGAALVTVGETVVLCTVVGAKDAKAGQDFFPLSVHYQEKAYAAGKIPGGFFKREGRPSEKETLTSRLIDRPIRPLFPKGFMNEVQVMCTVLSAEKDVDPDIAAMIGTSAALAISGIPFSGPIGAARVGYTEKDGYILNPGYKALKESELDMVVAGTKDAVLMVESEAAELPEDIMLGAVLFAHQEMQAVVKVCEELKAEAGKPTWDWQPEAANEELKSALEGQFGEQVKEAYRITDKQQRTTRLGELRNAAAAALATEEVDEATVKTYFGKLEKKIVRGAVVRGEPRIDGRDTKTVRPISVEVGVLPKGHGSALFTRGETQALVVATLGATRDAQIIDALEGERKDYFMLHYNFPPYSVGEAGRVGATGRREIGHGRLARRGIAAVLPNPESFPYTLRVVSEITESNGSSSMASVCGSSLALMDAGVPLKAPVAGIAMGLVKEEDGFAVLTDILGDEDHLGDMDFKVAGTASGVTALQMDIKIEGITEEIMETALEQALHARLHILAEMNKVIGASREVVNENAPRYATLKIHPDKIRDVIGKGGATIRSITEETGASIDIEDDGTVKVFGEDGVSLEAAVTRIEEITAEAEIGAIYEGKVVRIVDFGAFVNFLPGKDGLVHISQIAEERVNAVTDYLSEGQLVKVKVLDVDQRGRIKLSIKEATADQADEATGEE, translated from the coding sequence GTGAATCCAGTAACCAAAACATTCCAGTACGGAAAAGACCAGGTCACCATCGAAACCGGCCGCGTCGCGCGCCAGGCTACCGGTGCGGCGCTCGTCACTGTGGGCGAAACCGTTGTTCTGTGTACCGTTGTCGGTGCCAAAGACGCCAAAGCCGGCCAGGATTTTTTCCCACTGTCTGTGCATTACCAGGAAAAGGCCTACGCGGCTGGCAAAATTCCCGGTGGCTTCTTCAAGCGTGAAGGCCGCCCGTCTGAAAAAGAAACCCTGACTTCCCGTCTGATCGACCGTCCGATCCGTCCGCTGTTCCCGAAAGGTTTCATGAACGAAGTACAGGTTATGTGTACCGTTCTGTCTGCGGAAAAGGACGTTGATCCGGATATCGCCGCCATGATCGGTACCTCCGCGGCACTCGCCATTTCCGGTATTCCGTTCAGTGGCCCGATCGGCGCGGCGCGCGTGGGTTACACCGAAAAAGACGGCTACATCCTGAACCCGGGATATAAAGCACTGAAAGAGTCCGAGCTGGACATGGTGGTCGCAGGTACCAAAGACGCCGTACTGATGGTGGAATCCGAAGCCGCCGAGCTGCCGGAAGACATCATGCTGGGTGCGGTTCTGTTTGCGCACCAGGAAATGCAGGCGGTGGTTAAAGTCTGTGAAGAACTGAAAGCCGAAGCTGGCAAGCCCACCTGGGACTGGCAGCCCGAAGCCGCCAACGAAGAACTGAAGTCCGCACTGGAAGGCCAGTTCGGCGAGCAGGTGAAGGAAGCGTACCGCATCACCGACAAGCAGCAGCGCACCACCCGTCTGGGCGAACTGCGCAATGCCGCTGCGGCTGCACTGGCCACCGAAGAAGTGGACGAAGCTACCGTAAAAACCTACTTCGGCAAGCTGGAGAAGAAAATCGTACGCGGTGCTGTGGTGCGCGGTGAGCCCCGTATCGACGGTCGCGACACCAAAACCGTGCGCCCGATCAGCGTGGAAGTGGGCGTGCTGCCGAAAGGCCATGGCTCTGCGCTGTTCACCCGCGGTGAAACCCAGGCGCTGGTTGTTGCCACCCTCGGTGCCACCCGCGATGCGCAGATCATCGACGCCCTGGAAGGCGAGCGCAAAGACTACTTCATGCTGCACTACAACTTCCCTCCCTACTCTGTAGGTGAAGCGGGACGTGTAGGCGCAACCGGTCGCCGCGAAATCGGCCACGGCCGTCTGGCCCGTCGCGGTATCGCCGCTGTGCTGCCGAACCCGGAGAGCTTCCCCTACACCCTGCGTGTAGTTTCCGAGATCACCGAATCCAACGGTTCCAGCTCCATGGCTTCCGTGTGTGGTTCCAGCCTGGCGCTGATGGATGCGGGCGTACCGCTGAAAGCACCGGTTGCCGGTATCGCCATGGGTCTGGTGAAGGAAGAAGACGGTTTTGCGGTTCTGACCGACATCCTGGGTGACGAAGACCACCTGGGCGACATGGACTTCAAGGTAGCCGGTACCGCTTCTGGTGTGACTGCGCTGCAGATGGACATCAAAATCGAAGGTATCACCGAAGAGATCATGGAGACTGCTCTCGAGCAGGCACTGCATGCCCGCCTGCACATCCTGGCGGAAATGAACAAGGTGATCGGCGCTTCCCGCGAAGTGGTGAACGAGAATGCTCCGCGCTACGCGACCCTGAAGATCCATCCGGACAAGATCCGCGACGTGATTGGTAAAGGCGGCGCGACCATCCGCTCCATCACCGAAGAAACCGGTGCTTCCATCGATATCGAAGACGACGGTACCGTAAAAGTCTTTGGTGAAGACGGTGTAAGCCTGGAAGCGGCGGTTACCCGCATCGAGGAAATCACCGCGGAAGCCGAGATCGGCGCAATTTACGAAGGTAAGGTTGTGCGCATCGTCGACTTCGGTGCGTTCGTGAACTTCCTGCCGGGTAAAGACGGTCTGGTACACATCTCCCAGATCGCCGAAGAGCGCGTCAATGCGGTTACCGACTACCTGAGCGAAGGCCAGCTGGTCAAGGTCAAGGTGCTGGACGTAGACCAGCGCGGCCGTATCAAGCTGTCCATCAAGGAAGCGACTGCCGATCAGGCGGACGAGGCCACTGGCGAAGAGTAA